Proteins from a genomic interval of Clostridium scatologenes:
- a CDS encoding chemotaxis protein CheC codes for MSYQDMTPLQLDALREVGNIGTGNAATALSQLINRKVDMTVPDINIVPFDDIFSSIGGDEIVVGVIVRVLGEAPGNILFVFEKDTALNLVETLTGEKEEFLSEMGNSVICEIGNIISSSYMNAISRFTGLAIMPSVPAVSYDMLGAILSTTFIESGQFDDYVLDIETMFIQGESEMEISGHFYYVPMPGSLEKMLSALGV; via the coding sequence GCCATTACAGCTTGATGCACTAAGGGAAGTAGGAAATATAGGTACAGGGAATGCTGCTACAGCACTGTCACAACTTATAAATAGAAAAGTGGATATGACAGTTCCTGACATAAATATTGTACCTTTTGATGATATTTTTTCAAGTATAGGTGGAGACGAGATAGTTGTAGGAGTTATAGTGAGAGTTTTAGGCGAAGCACCGGGTAATATATTGTTTGTATTTGAAAAAGATACTGCACTAAATTTAGTGGAAACCTTAACCGGTGAAAAAGAAGAATTTTTAAGCGAAATGGGTAATTCTGTAATATGTGAAATAGGTAATATAATATCTAGCTCATATATGAATGCTATATCAAGATTTACTGGACTAGCTATAATGCCTTCTGTTCCAGCAGTAAGCTATGACATGCTAGGAGCAATACTTTCTACAACTTTTATAGAATCAGGACAATTTGATGACTATGTACTTGATATAGAAACTATGTTTATTCAGGGTGAATCTGAAATGGAGATAAGTGGACACTTTTATTATGTACCAATGCCTGGTTCACTTGAGAAAATGTTAAGTGCATTAGGAGTTTAA